A single window of Pseudomonas lijiangensis DNA harbors:
- the glgA gene encoding glycogen synthase GlgA, with the protein MISAAVKTQKGESFNQLANELTHLPSFATTTVPQLQLPTSTAQPMISPVNRRKVLFVTSELADLVKTGGLGDVSAALPRAMRHLHDVRVLIPGYPQVLNSGNPIHVISELGGYAALPACKIGRMDMKDGLVIYVLICPELYEREGTPYGDANGRDWSDNHIRFARLGLAAADFAAGAVKSQWSPELVHAHDWPAGLAPAYMRWRGQTTPSIFTIHNLAYQGTVSTASSRELGIPDEALSSNGMEFYGKLSFIKAGMAYASHITTVSATYAKEITTADFGCGLEGFLQSKADKGQLSGIPNGIDASWDASTDEHLICHFAPNEWLRKEINADYVRELFELDPSTGPLFAVVSRLVYQKGLDLTIGVAEHIVNKGGQIAIIGRGEPEEEEAMRALAARFPGRISVRIGFNETDARRMFAGSDFLLMPSRYEPCGLSQMYAQRFGSLPVARNTGGLADTIEDGVTGFLFDDSTVESYTEALNRAFKVFANTALLNAMRCRAMAAPFNWQQAVEPYAELYQDLLKKNAGVATYY; encoded by the coding sequence ATGATTAGCGCCGCGGTCAAAACCCAGAAGGGAGAGAGTTTTAATCAGCTGGCCAACGAGCTGACTCATCTACCATCATTTGCTACAACCACTGTTCCTCAGCTCCAACTACCCACTTCAACCGCACAGCCCATGATCTCCCCGGTCAACAGACGCAAAGTGCTGTTCGTGACCTCTGAACTGGCTGATCTGGTAAAAACCGGCGGCCTGGGCGATGTATCTGCTGCCCTGCCACGGGCCATGCGTCATCTTCATGATGTGCGCGTGCTGATCCCGGGCTACCCGCAAGTGCTCAATAGTGGCAACCCGATCCACGTCATCAGCGAACTGGGAGGCTATGCCGCCCTGCCAGCCTGCAAGATCGGTCGCATGGACATGAAGGACGGTCTGGTCATTTATGTACTGATCTGCCCCGAACTGTACGAACGCGAAGGCACCCCTTACGGTGACGCCAACGGCCGCGACTGGTCCGACAACCACATCCGTTTCGCCCGCCTGGGCCTGGCAGCAGCCGATTTCGCCGCTGGCGCAGTAAAAAGCCAGTGGAGCCCGGAACTGGTCCATGCCCACGACTGGCCTGCCGGTCTGGCTCCAGCCTATATGCGCTGGCGCGGACAGACCACGCCAAGCATTTTCACCATTCACAACCTGGCTTACCAAGGCACCGTGAGTACTGCGTCGAGTCGTGAACTGGGGATTCCGGACGAAGCCTTGAGCAGCAACGGCATGGAGTTCTACGGCAAGCTGTCCTTCATCAAGGCCGGTATGGCCTACGCCAGCCATATCACGACGGTCAGCGCCACCTACGCCAAGGAAATCACCACCGCCGACTTCGGCTGCGGCCTGGAAGGCTTCCTGCAAAGCAAGGCCGACAAAGGTCAGCTCAGCGGGATCCCCAACGGCATCGACGCCAGCTGGGATGCCAGCACCGACGAGCACCTGATCTGCCATTTCGCACCCAATGAATGGCTGCGCAAGGAAATCAACGCCGACTACGTTCGCGAGCTGTTCGAGCTCGACCCGTCTACAGGTCCGCTGTTCGCCGTGGTTTCGCGGCTGGTGTACCAGAAGGGACTGGACCTGACCATTGGCGTGGCCGAGCACATCGTCAATAAGGGTGGGCAAATCGCGATCATCGGTCGTGGCGAGCCTGAGGAAGAGGAAGCCATGCGCGCCCTGGCGGCACGTTTCCCCGGCCGGATCAGTGTACGTATCGGCTTCAATGAAACCGACGCCCGCCGCATGTTCGCCGGGAGCGACTTCCTGCTGATGCCATCCCGCTACGAGCCTTGCGGCCTGAGCCAGATGTACGCCCAGCGTTTCGGTTCACTGCCGGTCGCACGCAATACCGGCGGTCTGGCGGACACGATTGAAGACGGAGTGACCGGCTTCCTCTTCGATGATTCCACCGTAGAAAGCTACACCGAAGCCCTGAATCGTGCCTTCAAGGTGTTCGCCAACACAGCACTGCTCAATGCCATGCGTTGCCGTGCCATGGCAGCGCCGTTCAACTGGCAACAGGCTGTGGAACCCTATGCGGAGCTTTATCAGGACCTGCTGAAAAAGAATGCAGGTGTTGCAACTTATTATTGA
- a CDS encoding GNAT family N-acetyltransferase — MEAPEVLVLQASYTNPVHAEAIGFVLNHYAEDVMGGGESLSVDTRQQLAIELAKRPHAFSVLAFIAGEPVGLINCFEGFSTFACRPLVNIHDVVVLAQYRGRGICQKMLAKVEEIARQRGCCKLTLEVLEGNAAAQAVYARQGFGSYELDPKMGRAMFWQKTL; from the coding sequence ATGGAAGCCCCAGAGGTGCTGGTACTGCAAGCGAGCTACACCAATCCTGTGCATGCCGAAGCGATTGGGTTCGTCTTGAATCACTATGCCGAAGATGTCATGGGCGGTGGCGAGTCACTATCGGTCGATACTCGTCAGCAACTGGCAATCGAACTGGCCAAGCGACCTCATGCTTTCAGTGTGCTGGCTTTTATCGCTGGGGAGCCGGTAGGACTGATCAACTGCTTTGAGGGTTTTTCGACTTTCGCCTGCCGCCCGCTGGTCAACATCCATGACGTGGTCGTGCTTGCCCAATACCGTGGCCGAGGCATCTGCCAGAAAATGCTCGCCAAGGTCGAAGAAATCGCTCGTCAGCGTGGCTGCTGCAAGCTGACACTCGAAGTGCTGGAAGGTAACGCGGCGGCGCAGGCCGTCTATGCAAGGCAGGGATTTGGCAGCTATGAGCTGGATCCGAAAATGGGACGTGCCATGTTCTGGCAGAAAACGCTTTAA
- a CDS encoding DUF6026 family protein — protein MGTVLPALAPQTLYVTIRRDELRALKEEREQLLSKVAHLSLLLQQAQLAGPGTALQA, from the coding sequence ATGGGCACTGTACTACCAGCACTTGCACCACAAACCCTGTACGTCACTATCCGTCGCGACGAACTGCGCGCCCTCAAAGAAGAGCGTGAACAATTGCTCAGCAAGGTAGCCCACTTGAGCCTGCTTCTGCAGCAAGCACAACTGGCCGGTCCTGGCACAGCCCTGCAAGCCTGA
- the gnd gene encoding phosphogluconate dehydrogenase (NAD(+)-dependent, decarboxylating), protein MQLGIVGLGRMGGNIARRLMLDGHSTVVYDRDEASRNTLANEGSTAADDLASLVAALEKPRAVWVMLPAGAPTEDTIQVLSQLLEADDVIIDGGNTFYKDDIRRAKELTEKGLHYIDVGTSGGVWGLERGYCMMIGGESAIVERLDPLFATLAPGYGSIERTRDRKSSDDRAERGYIHSGPAGSGHFVKMIHNGIEYGMMQAFAEGFDLLKQKNSEHLPPEQRFDLNTADIAEVWRRGSVVSSWLLDLTADALATDPDLDAFSGSVADSGEGRWTIEAAIEQAVPVPVLSSALFARFRSRQTSSYADKMLSAMRFGFGGHKEPK, encoded by the coding sequence ATGCAACTTGGGATTGTTGGACTGGGCCGCATGGGCGGCAATATTGCACGGCGACTGATGCTCGATGGCCACAGCACTGTGGTCTATGACCGCGATGAAGCCTCTCGCAATACCCTGGCCAACGAAGGTTCGACGGCTGCCGACGACCTCGCGTCACTGGTCGCCGCGCTCGAAAAACCACGTGCTGTCTGGGTCATGCTCCCGGCCGGTGCTCCGACCGAAGACACCATTCAGGTGCTGAGCCAGTTGCTGGAAGCCGACGATGTGATCATCGATGGCGGCAACACCTTCTACAAGGACGACATCCGTCGCGCCAAGGAGCTGACCGAAAAAGGTCTGCACTACATCGATGTCGGCACTTCCGGCGGTGTGTGGGGCCTGGAACGCGGCTATTGCATGATGATCGGTGGTGAAAGCGCCATCGTAGAGCGTCTGGACCCGCTGTTCGCCACTCTGGCTCCGGGCTATGGCTCCATCGAGCGCACCAGGGACCGCAAATCCAGCGATGATCGTGCCGAGCGCGGCTATATCCACTCGGGCCCGGCCGGTTCCGGTCACTTCGTGAAGATGATTCACAACGGCATCGAGTACGGAATGATGCAGGCCTTTGCCGAGGGCTTCGATCTGCTCAAGCAGAAGAACTCCGAGCACCTGCCGCCCGAGCAGCGTTTCGACCTCAACACTGCCGACATCGCCGAAGTCTGGCGTCGTGGCAGCGTGGTTTCGTCCTGGCTGCTGGACCTGACCGCCGATGCCCTGGCAACTGATCCTGATCTTGATGCATTCTCCGGTTCCGTGGCCGACAGTGGCGAAGGCCGCTGGACCATCGAAGCCGCCATCGAGCAGGCCGTGCCGGTTCCGGTGTTGTCCAGCGCGCTGTTTGCCCGCTTCCGTTCGCGTCAGACCAGTTCTTACGCTGACAAGATGCTTTCCGCCATGCGCTTCGGGTTCGGTGGTCACAAGGAACCCAAGTAA